A single window of Hemibagrus wyckioides isolate EC202008001 linkage group LG28, SWU_Hwy_1.0, whole genome shotgun sequence DNA harbors:
- the ins gene encoding insulin, whose amino-acid sequence MAVWLQAGALLFLLAFCTGGADAAAPQHLCGSHLVDALYLVCGPNGFFYNPKREVDPLLGFLPPKSAPEGELAEYPYKDYNELMVKRGIVELCCHKPCSLHDLQNYCN is encoded by the exons ATGGCGGTTTGGCTCCAGGCTGGTGCGCTGCTGTTCTTGCTGGCGTTCTGCACCGGAGGAGCTGATGCTGCGGCACCACAGCACCTGTGTGGTTCTCACCTGGTTGACGCCTTGTACCTAGTCTGCGGCCCAAACGGGTTCTTCTACAACCCTAAAAGAGAGGTGGATCCTCTGCTGG GTTTCCTTCCCCCTAAATCTGCTCCAGAGGGCGAGCTGGCTGAATATCCATATAAAGATTACAACGAGCTGATGGTGAAAAGAGGCATTGTGGAGCTGTGCTGCCATAAACCCTGCAGCTTACACGACTTGCAAAACTACTGCAACTAA